From Onychostoma macrolepis isolate SWU-2019 chromosome 05, ASM1243209v1, whole genome shotgun sequence, one genomic window encodes:
- the vsig10 gene encoding V-set and immunoglobulin domain-containing protein 10 isoform X2: MRLPGNRRKQANLPRKYFIPYNLMEYPYNPKMIISAIFLHLLLLSHQTVSEEQVQRYVTGEKGGNTTLQCLDQPVNASSLLYRWKKNGAVVATPNPLKPLEHLSISNNGSLWISGLQYIDEGQYECESKTKDGSSWQTFSNILLRVAEGPTSVSLAIQPTALLQNGTLYVKKGSDVYFNCSSESFPSQNLTWTVEDLALDSYDRASGNKSFLEFSISNIQPSDQGMYTCTSQNTLSKTTVNKSQELLVYYAPERHPECSWEIVNEPLDVLFICSWYGGYPVPTLDWHEVLEEHVIAKGPTVNSTSQETERLAVHVNGFILDNEEEVKCIGHHVTGVKSYCSFKLKTPYPLGDPMVTALVGSNITLSCTETDSLPPAKTVWMQKDKKIINTTSKYIVSDNKPNYKLTIINVTKEDEGIYFCYSINPLGPRELEVYLTVKTSAGNEGAVVGVFVSVLIMMIGIIIGVTVYSKRDRICIVI; the protein is encoded by the exons ATGCGTTTGCCGGGAAACAGAAGGAAGCAAGCGAATTTGCCAAGGAAATATTTTATCCCATATAATCTGATGGAATATCCTTACAATCCTAAAATGATAATATCTGCAATATTTCTACATCTGCTTCTTCTGTCACATCAAACAG TGTCAGAGGAGCAGGTGCAGCGGTATGTTACTGGAGAGAAGGGTGGGAATACTACACTACAGTGTCTTGACCAGCCAGTTAATGCGTCTTCACTTCTTTATCGCTGGAAGAAAAATGGGGCTGTTGTTGCAACCCCAAACCCCTTGAAGCCATTAGAGCATCTTTCCATTTCAAACAATGGCTCTCTTTGGATCAGTGGCCTTCAGTATATAGATGAAGGCCAGTATGAATGTGAATCCAAAACAAAGGATGGCAGCTCATGGCAAACTTTCTCAAACATCCTGCTTCGAGTTGCCG AGGGTCCAACTAGTGTCTCACTGGCCATACAACCAACAGCTCTCCTACAGAATGGAACATTATATGTCAAAAAAGGCTCAGATGTGTATTTTAACTGCTCCAGTGAGTCTTTTCCCTCACAAAACTTGACATGGACTGTTGAAGATTTGGCACTGGACAGTTATGACAGGGCATCTGGGAACAAATCATTCCTTGAGTTCTCTATAAGTAACATCCAACCAAGCGATCAAGGGATGTACACCTGTACATCCCAGAATACACTCTCCAAGACAACTGTGAACAAGAGCCAGGAGCTGCTAGTTTACT ATGCTCCGGAGAGGCATCCAGAGTGTAGTTGGGAGATAGTAAACGAGCCATTGGATGTCTTGTTCATATGTAGCTGGTATGGAGGTTACCCTGTGCCCACTCTGGACTGGCATGAGGTCCTTGAAGAACATGTAATAGCCAAGGGTCCCACGGTCAACTCCACATCCCAGGAGACAGAGCGTTTGGCGGTCCATGTGAATGGGTTTATATTGGACAATGAAGAGGAAGTGAAGTGTATTGGACACCATGTAACTGGAGTGAAGAGTTACTGCTCCTTTAAGCTCA AGACGCCGTATCCCTTAGGAGATCCCATGGTAACCGCTTTGGTGGGCAGCAATATCACCCTCAGCTGTACTGAGACCGACTCTCTGCCACCGGCTAAGACTGTCTGGATGCAAAAGGACAAGAAAATCATCAACACCACCTCCAAATATATTGTGTCTGATAATAAGCCCAACTACAAACTCACTATAATCAATGTAACAAAGGAAGATGAAGGGATCTACTTCTGCTACAGTATAAACCCTCTTGGTCCAAGAGAGCTGGAAGTGTATCTTACTGTGAAGA CTTCTGCAGGTAATGAAGGGGCTGTGGTTGGTgtctttgtttctgttttgataATGATGATTGGAATCATTATCGGTGTGACAGTATATTCAAAACGGGATAGAATTTGTATTG TCATTTAG
- the vsig10 gene encoding V-set and immunoglobulin domain-containing protein 10 isoform X1, with protein MRLPGNRRKQANLPRKYFIPYNLMEYPYNPKMIISAIFLHLLLLSHQTVSEEQVQRYVTGEKGGNTTLQCLDQPVNASSLLYRWKKNGAVVATPNPLKPLEHLSISNNGSLWISGLQYIDEGQYECESKTKDGSSWQTFSNILLRVAEGPTSVSLAIQPTALLQNGTLYVKKGSDVYFNCSSESFPSQNLTWTVEDLALDSYDRASGNKSFLEFSISNIQPSDQGMYTCTSQNTLSKTTVNKSQELLVYYAPERHPECSWEIVNEPLDVLFICSWYGGYPVPTLDWHEVLEEHVIAKGPTVNSTSQETERLAVHVNGFILDNEEEVKCIGHHVTGVKSYCSFKLKTPYPLGDPMVTALVGSNITLSCTETDSLPPAKTVWMQKDKKIINTTSKYIVSDNKPNYKLTIINVTKEDEGIYFCYSINPLGPRELEVYLTVKTSAGNEGAVVGVFVSVLIMMIGIIIGVTVYSKRDRICIGLGFSHLDDDRGDILSLVDSDEEEIFHETVPHLPPLTNRHATTLVEIHRTPSSDHEDNADSTVQHNDQSHLEPV; from the exons ATGCGTTTGCCGGGAAACAGAAGGAAGCAAGCGAATTTGCCAAGGAAATATTTTATCCCATATAATCTGATGGAATATCCTTACAATCCTAAAATGATAATATCTGCAATATTTCTACATCTGCTTCTTCTGTCACATCAAACAG TGTCAGAGGAGCAGGTGCAGCGGTATGTTACTGGAGAGAAGGGTGGGAATACTACACTACAGTGTCTTGACCAGCCAGTTAATGCGTCTTCACTTCTTTATCGCTGGAAGAAAAATGGGGCTGTTGTTGCAACCCCAAACCCCTTGAAGCCATTAGAGCATCTTTCCATTTCAAACAATGGCTCTCTTTGGATCAGTGGCCTTCAGTATATAGATGAAGGCCAGTATGAATGTGAATCCAAAACAAAGGATGGCAGCTCATGGCAAACTTTCTCAAACATCCTGCTTCGAGTTGCCG AGGGTCCAACTAGTGTCTCACTGGCCATACAACCAACAGCTCTCCTACAGAATGGAACATTATATGTCAAAAAAGGCTCAGATGTGTATTTTAACTGCTCCAGTGAGTCTTTTCCCTCACAAAACTTGACATGGACTGTTGAAGATTTGGCACTGGACAGTTATGACAGGGCATCTGGGAACAAATCATTCCTTGAGTTCTCTATAAGTAACATCCAACCAAGCGATCAAGGGATGTACACCTGTACATCCCAGAATACACTCTCCAAGACAACTGTGAACAAGAGCCAGGAGCTGCTAGTTTACT ATGCTCCGGAGAGGCATCCAGAGTGTAGTTGGGAGATAGTAAACGAGCCATTGGATGTCTTGTTCATATGTAGCTGGTATGGAGGTTACCCTGTGCCCACTCTGGACTGGCATGAGGTCCTTGAAGAACATGTAATAGCCAAGGGTCCCACGGTCAACTCCACATCCCAGGAGACAGAGCGTTTGGCGGTCCATGTGAATGGGTTTATATTGGACAATGAAGAGGAAGTGAAGTGTATTGGACACCATGTAACTGGAGTGAAGAGTTACTGCTCCTTTAAGCTCA AGACGCCGTATCCCTTAGGAGATCCCATGGTAACCGCTTTGGTGGGCAGCAATATCACCCTCAGCTGTACTGAGACCGACTCTCTGCCACCGGCTAAGACTGTCTGGATGCAAAAGGACAAGAAAATCATCAACACCACCTCCAAATATATTGTGTCTGATAATAAGCCCAACTACAAACTCACTATAATCAATGTAACAAAGGAAGATGAAGGGATCTACTTCTGCTACAGTATAAACCCTCTTGGTCCAAGAGAGCTGGAAGTGTATCTTACTGTGAAGA CTTCTGCAGGTAATGAAGGGGCTGTGGTTGGTgtctttgtttctgttttgataATGATGATTGGAATCATTATCGGTGTGACAGTATATTCAAAACGGGATAGAATTTGTATTG gTTTAGGATTTAG TCATTTAGATGATGACAGAGGGGATATTCTGAGTTTAGTGGATTCAGATGAAGAGGAGATTTTCCATGAGACTGTTCCACACCTCCCTCCGCTGACAAACAGACATGCAACCACACTCGTAGAGATTCACAGAACACCATCCA GTGATCATGAAGATAATGCAGACAGTACAGTACAACATAATGATCAATCACATCTAGAACCAGTATAA
- the wsb2 gene encoding WD repeat and SOCS box-containing protein 2: MCTSLRDCTVKGLFNCDDLIAELKPAHPPRLYGSAGCETWSVRFSPDGSYFAWSMGHGIVKLLSWPLTSKDSTEAGSSEEKTLNCGQTVWALAFGPCLSTRVDALHQNGRDHELLLAIGLNNGAIQVWVASTGSPRITLTGHQAPVRDLVFTPNGSLTLVSASRDKTLRIWDLAKKGASPHVLRGPDYWIFRCSISPDSSVIASVCNLDSKVYLWSLRSYTFMRHLTYDHERTMASCDFSQDGALLAIASYHSTTGWWLDLWDPYRADLLTRVEDCEVCAYRSDNLLTSLSFSPVGLLLAFKDYRALRIWDVEQDKLVTDTDHNRAGGVCCAFHPHGGVIATGCRDGHVKLWRVPHLVSSLKHLCRIALRFSISTYQVEALPLPKKILEYLTYRDMPKQKIVYCKEHCR, from the exons ATGTGCACTTCGCTTCGAGATTGTACTGTCAAAG GTCTGTTTAATTGTGATGATCTGATCGCGGAGCTGAAACCCGCTCATCCCCCGCGTCTGTACGGCTCCGCCGGCTGCGAGACATGGAGCGTCCGCTTCTCCCCGGACGGATCTTATTTTGCCTGGTCGATGGGACACGGCATCGTCAAACTCCTCTCCTGGCCGCTGACATCCAAAGA TAGCACCGAAGCTGGAAGCAGTGAAGAGAAGACGCTTAACTGCGGGCAGACGGTGTGGGCACTGGCGTTTGGACCCTGCCTGTCTACCCGAGTGGATGCTTTACATCAGAACGGACGTGATCATGAGCTACTGCTGGCCATTGGTCTGAACAACGGCGCGATCCAAGTGTGGGTTGCCTCAACTG GAAGTCCGCGGATTACTCTAACCGGACATCAGGCTCCTGTCAGGGATTTAGTCTTCACTCCAAATGGAAGTCTCACGCTTGTGTCAGCCTCTCGAGACAAAACTTTAAGGATATGGGACTTGGCAAAGAAAG GCGCCAGTCCCCATGTGCTGCGGGGTCCAGACTACTGGATCTTCAGATGTTCCATATCACCTGACAGCAGTGTGATCGCCTCTGTTTGCAACCTCGACTCT AAGGTGTATTTGTGGAGCTTGCGGTCCTACACTTTCATGAGACACCTTACATATGACCACGAGCGCACCATGGCATCTTGTGACTTTTCCCAGGATGGAGCGCTGCTCGCGATCGCTTCGTATCATTCGACTACAGGCTGGTGGCTGGACCTGTGGGACCCCTATAGAGCTGATCTCCTGACTAGAGTAGA AGactgtgaggtgtgtgcttacaGAAGTGACAATCTACTGACATCTCTTAGCTTCTCTCCGGTTGGTCTGCTGCTGGCTTTTAAAGACTATAG GGCGTTACGGATCTGGGATGTGGAACAAGATAAACTAGTTACAGACACCGATCACAACCGAGCCGGTGGCGTGTGCTGTGCTTTCCATCCACATGGGGGCGTCATCGCTACAGG GTGCAGAGATGGACATGTAAAATTGTGGCGAGTTCCTCATCTCGTTTCGAGCCTTAAGCATCTGTGCCGGATTGCCCTGAGATTCTCCATTTCAACCTATCAAGTGGAGGCTCTTCCCTTGCCGAAAAAAATCCTGGAATACCTTACTTACAGGGACATGCCAAAGCAAAAGATCGTATATTGTAAAGAACACTGCAGATGA